In Vagococcus hydrophili, one DNA window encodes the following:
- the zwf gene encoding glucose-6-phosphate dehydrogenase: MSQDNKALFIIFGGTGDLAKRKLYPSLFRLFRKGNINKHFAVIGTARREWSDDYFREIVAESIESLQPTQQEITDFTSHFYYQAHNVNDTAEYQVLGDLANRLDEEYQLDGNRLFYLAMAPRFFGTISKHIKSEKIMTENGFSRLIIEKPFGTDYETAELLNNEIGAAFKEEQIFRIDHYLGKEMVQNISAVRFGNNIFESLWNHKYIESVQITLAESLGVEERGGYYDQSGALKDMVQNHILQVVSLLAMEPPTIFSEEAIRTEKINALKAVRVYDEKEVLHAVVRGQYAEGKLGDNSFASYKDEPGVEENSQTETFVAAKFMIDNFRWAGVPFYVRTGKRLTEKGTRINIVFKSTPINVFREASNDPADLPENILTIYIQPTEGFSLTLNGKEIGDGFNIDPVKLDYRHSQENLDNSPEAYEKLILDCLKGDATNFTHWDEVATSWKIVDIIRHTWDKETTPIPTYPAGSMGPKCAFDLLESDGHKWVWEPDAWYKEQGLIK, encoded by the coding sequence ATGTCACAAGATAACAAAGCGTTATTTATTATATTTGGCGGTACCGGAGATTTAGCGAAAAGAAAACTTTATCCTTCATTATTTAGACTGTTCCGTAAAGGAAATATTAATAAACATTTTGCAGTCATCGGAACAGCTCGTCGCGAGTGGTCAGATGACTACTTTAGAGAAATCGTAGCAGAGTCGATTGAATCATTACAACCAACACAACAAGAAATCACAGATTTTACTTCTCACTTCTACTATCAAGCACATAACGTGAATGACACAGCTGAATACCAAGTATTAGGAGATTTAGCTAATCGTTTAGATGAGGAATACCAGTTAGATGGTAATCGTTTGTTCTATCTAGCTATGGCTCCAAGATTCTTTGGCACAATTTCAAAACATATAAAATCAGAAAAAATCATGACAGAAAATGGTTTTAGTCGCCTAATCATCGAGAAACCTTTTGGTACAGATTATGAAACAGCTGAGTTATTAAATAATGAAATAGGCGCAGCTTTCAAGGAAGAGCAAATTTTCCGTATTGATCATTATTTAGGAAAAGAAATGGTTCAAAATATTTCAGCCGTTCGTTTTGGCAATAACATTTTTGAATCTCTTTGGAATCATAAATACATTGAGAGCGTCCAAATCACTTTAGCTGAAAGTTTAGGTGTGGAAGAGCGCGGTGGTTATTACGATCAAAGTGGTGCCTTAAAAGATATGGTTCAAAATCATATTTTACAAGTCGTTTCGCTCCTTGCGATGGAACCACCTACTATTTTTTCAGAAGAAGCGATTCGAACTGAAAAAATCAATGCTCTAAAAGCAGTCAGAGTTTACGATGAAAAAGAAGTCTTACACGCAGTTGTTCGTGGACAATATGCTGAAGGTAAATTAGGTGACAACTCATTTGCTAGCTACAAAGACGAACCTGGTGTAGAGGAAAACTCTCAAACGGAAACATTTGTCGCCGCTAAGTTTATGATTGATAACTTTAGATGGGCAGGTGTGCCTTTCTACGTTCGAACAGGTAAACGCCTCACAGAAAAAGGAACTCGCATTAATATTGTCTTTAAATCAACACCAATCAACGTTTTTAGAGAAGCAAGTAATGATCCTGCTGATTTACCTGAAAATATCTTAACGATCTATATTCAGCCAACAGAAGGCTTCTCATTAACCCTTAACGGTAAAGAAATTGGTGACGGCTTTAACATTGATCCCGTGAAACTTGATTATCGTCATTCACAAGAAAACCTAGACAACAGTCCAGAAGCCTATGAAAAATTAATTCTTGATTGTCTTAAAGGTGACGCGACAAACTTCACTCATTGGGATGAAGTGGCGACTTCTTGGAAAATCGTAGATATCATTCGCCATACTTGGGACAAAGAAACAACTCCGATTCCTACTTATCCAGCAGGTTCAATGGGTCCAAAATGTGCCTTTGATTTACTTGAATCAGATGGACACAAATGGGTTTGGGAACCAGATGCGTGGTATAAGGAACAAGGTTTAATTAAATAA
- the ileS gene encoding isoleucine--tRNA ligase: protein MKTKETLHLGKTGFPMRGNLPNREVEWQKNWEEQKIYERRQELNEGKPTFILHDGPPYANGNIHLGHALNKISKDIIVRSKSMAGFRSPYVPGWDTHGLPIEQVLTNKGVKRKEMSRAEYLKKCEEYALTQVDTQREDFKRLGIGGEWDNPYVTLTKDYEAAQIRVFGKMAEKGYIYKGLKPIYWSPSSESSLAEAEIEYKDVKSASIYVAFKIKDGQGKLADDVNFVIWTTTPWTLPANLAITVNKDFAYVIVAVEGKKYVVAKDLLETVSNAIGWENPEILEEFKGEMLENMTAQHPFYDRESLLILGDHVTLDAGTGLVHTAPGHGEDDYIVGRKYNLDVVSPVDNRGCFTAEAPGFEGIFYDKANPMITELLEEKGALLKLDFFTHSYPHDWRTKKPVIFRATAQWFASIDKFRDNILSEVEKVDWIIPWGKTRLYNMVRDRGDWVISRQRAWGVPLPIFYAENEEPIITPEIIEHVANLFAEHGSRVWFEREAKDLLPEGFTHPGSPNGEFTKETDIMDVWFDSGSSHEAVLRGRDNLSFPADLYLEGSDQYRGWFNSSITTSVAINGVSPYKAVISQGFTLDPQGRKQSKSLGNTIEPGKVTNQLGADILRLWVASVDYESDVRVDMNTLNSIAEVYRKIRNTMRFLLANTSDFDAKANAVAYDDLRSVDKYMMIRLNQEIQTIREKGYDSYSFSTVYKRLVNFCNNELSAFYLDFAKDVVYIEAEDNYDRRAMQTVFYEVLVALTKLMTPILPHTAEEIWEYLQEEEEFVQLAELPGFTVYPDQDEILDLWSNFMDVRDNVLKALEEARTEKLIGKSFEAKVTIFPSEPVKVLLEALNANLEQVLIVSGFEVASVNAEVSEKAVKFDNMSVLVERAEGETCQRCRGVKEDVGSHEKLSNLCHRCATIVEENFPEALVDGLE from the coding sequence ATGAAAACAAAAGAAACACTACATTTAGGTAAAACAGGTTTTCCAATGAGAGGCAACTTGCCTAACAGAGAAGTAGAATGGCAAAAAAACTGGGAAGAACAAAAAATCTATGAGCGTCGTCAAGAATTAAATGAAGGTAAACCAACTTTTATTTTACATGATGGACCTCCTTATGCGAATGGTAATATCCATTTAGGTCATGCGTTAAACAAAATTAGTAAAGACATCATTGTTCGTTCTAAATCAATGGCTGGGTTTAGATCACCTTATGTTCCTGGTTGGGATACTCACGGTTTACCAATCGAGCAAGTATTAACAAACAAAGGTGTTAAACGTAAAGAAATGTCACGTGCAGAGTATCTTAAAAAATGTGAAGAGTATGCCTTAACGCAAGTTGATACACAAAGAGAAGATTTCAAACGTTTAGGTATTGGTGGCGAGTGGGACAACCCATATGTTACTTTAACGAAAGATTACGAAGCAGCACAAATTCGTGTGTTTGGTAAAATGGCTGAAAAAGGCTATATCTATAAAGGCTTAAAACCAATTTACTGGTCACCATCAAGTGAATCATCACTTGCTGAGGCAGAAATTGAGTACAAAGATGTGAAATCAGCTTCTATTTATGTAGCATTCAAAATCAAAGATGGCCAAGGTAAATTAGCAGATGATGTTAACTTTGTTATTTGGACAACAACTCCTTGGACGTTACCAGCAAACTTAGCCATTACTGTAAATAAAGATTTTGCTTATGTGATTGTGGCTGTTGAAGGTAAAAAATATGTTGTAGCTAAAGATTTATTAGAGACAGTATCTAATGCGATTGGTTGGGAAAATCCTGAAATTTTAGAAGAATTCAAGGGTGAAATGTTAGAAAATATGACAGCTCAACATCCATTCTACGACCGTGAATCATTACTTATTTTAGGTGATCACGTGACACTGGATGCAGGGACTGGTTTAGTTCATACAGCACCAGGTCATGGTGAGGATGACTACATTGTTGGGCGTAAATATAATTTAGATGTGGTATCTCCTGTGGATAACAGAGGCTGTTTCACGGCTGAAGCTCCTGGATTTGAAGGGATTTTCTACGATAAAGCCAACCCAATGATTACTGAATTGTTAGAAGAAAAAGGCGCTTTGCTTAAATTAGACTTCTTTACACATAGTTATCCACATGATTGGAGAACTAAAAAACCAGTTATCTTTAGAGCGACTGCTCAGTGGTTTGCTTCAATTGATAAATTTAGAGATAATATTTTATCTGAAGTTGAAAAAGTGGATTGGATTATCCCATGGGGTAAAACACGTCTTTATAACATGGTTCGCGACCGTGGAGATTGGGTAATTTCTCGTCAACGTGCGTGGGGTGTGCCATTACCAATTTTTTACGCTGAAAATGAAGAACCAATCATTACACCAGAAATTATTGAACATGTAGCTAATCTTTTTGCTGAACATGGATCAAGAGTTTGGTTTGAACGTGAAGCCAAAGACTTATTACCAGAAGGCTTTACTCATCCAGGAAGTCCAAATGGCGAGTTTACTAAAGAAACAGATATCATGGATGTATGGTTTGATTCAGGATCATCACACGAAGCTGTCTTACGTGGTCGTGATAACTTGTCATTCCCAGCTGATCTTTATTTAGAAGGATCTGATCAATACCGTGGTTGGTTTAACTCAAGTATTACAACCAGTGTAGCGATTAACGGCGTATCTCCATATAAAGCTGTTATATCACAAGGATTCACTTTAGATCCTCAAGGCCGTAAACAAAGTAAATCATTAGGTAATACCATTGAACCAGGTAAAGTAACTAACCAATTAGGTGCTGATATCTTACGTTTATGGGTAGCTAGTGTGGATTATGAATCAGACGTACGTGTTGATATGAATACACTGAACTCAATTGCAGAAGTTTATCGTAAAATCCGTAATACGATGCGTTTCTTACTTGCTAATACATCTGACTTTGACGCAAAAGCAAACGCTGTGGCATATGACGATTTACGTTCTGTGGATAAATATATGATGATTCGCTTGAATCAAGAAATCCAAACAATTAGAGAAAAGGGTTATGATAGTTATTCATTCTCAACTGTGTATAAGAGATTAGTTAACTTCTGTAACAATGAATTGTCAGCTTTCTACTTAGACTTTGCTAAAGATGTGGTTTATATTGAAGCAGAAGATAATTACGATCGTCGTGCGATGCAAACTGTCTTCTATGAAGTGTTAGTGGCATTAACAAAATTAATGACACCAATCTTACCTCATACAGCAGAAGAAATCTGGGAGTATTTACAGGAAGAAGAAGAGTTCGTTCAATTAGCTGAGCTTCCAGGATTTACAGTTTACCCAGATCAAGATGAAATTCTAGATTTATGGAGTAACTTCATGGATGTTCGCGATAATGTCTTAAAAGCTCTAGAAGAAGCGCGTACTGAAAAATTAATTGGTAAATCATTTGAAGCTAAAGTGACTATCTTCCCAAGTGAACCAGTTAAAGTGTTATTAGAAGCTTTAAATGCAAACTTAGAACAAGTATTAATTGTTTCAGGTTTTGAAGTGGCTTCAGTTAATGCTGAGGTTTCCGAAAAAGCTGTTAAGTTTGATAATATGTCAGTTTTAGTTGAACGTGCAGAAGGTGAAACTTGTCAACGTTGTCGTGGGGTCAAAGAAGATGTGGGTAGTCATGAAAAATTAAGCAACCTATGTCACAGATGTGCAACGATCGTTGAAGAGAACTTCCCAGAAGCATTAGTGGATGGATTAGAGTAA
- a CDS encoding DivIVA domain-containing protein has product MSIKPIDITSKSFASKFKGYDKDQVDDFLDQIALDVEKLVSENRELEKQAKQAEEKLSYFNELKDSLNQSIIVAQDTADKLKENATKESDLAIQQAQAQSEDILAHANKMSEELITGSTNKANQILLEASERARQLAVETDDLKKKTRVFHRNLSVLLESQLQIVKSGEWDELLKPFGAYVDSSHTAFREVLDAVESANSSDPTAVAIEVKPEFKETTEIVLPEEKPAKKEDKVKEETKKGGRPERASRSRVK; this is encoded by the coding sequence ATGTCAATAAAACCAATCGATATTACGAGTAAGAGTTTTGCATCGAAATTTAAAGGATATGACAAAGATCAAGTAGATGATTTCTTAGATCAAATCGCATTAGATGTAGAAAAATTAGTATCTGAAAACAGAGAACTAGAAAAACAAGCAAAACAAGCCGAAGAAAAATTAAGTTACTTCAATGAATTAAAAGATTCATTAAATCAATCAATTATTGTGGCACAAGATACAGCTGACAAATTGAAAGAAAATGCAACAAAAGAAAGTGACTTGGCTATTCAACAAGCACAAGCACAATCTGAAGATATTTTAGCTCATGCAAATAAAATGAGTGAAGAATTAATCACAGGTTCAACAAACAAAGCGAACCAAATTTTACTTGAAGCAAGTGAACGTGCTCGTCAATTAGCTGTTGAAACAGATGATTTGAAGAAAAAAACACGTGTCTTCCACAGAAACTTATCTGTGTTGTTAGAATCACAATTACAAATTGTAAAAAGTGGTGAGTGGGATGAATTATTAAAACCATTTGGTGCTTATGTGGATAGTAGTCATACAGCATTTAGAGAAGTTCTTGACGCTGTTGAATCTGCAAACAGTAGTGATCCTACAGCTGTAGCAATTGAAGTTAAACCTGAATTTAAGGAAACAACTGAAATTGTATTACCAGAAGAGAAACCTGCTAAAAAAGAAGATAAAGTAAAAGAAGAGACTAAAAAAGGTGGCCGTCCAGAACGTGCTAGCCGTAGTCGCGTAAAATAA
- a CDS encoding RNA-binding protein, protein MLANVYQHFRKDEHPFIDNVISWFEQVENQYAPYVTEFLNPREAFILSSLIGTKSDITFSLFGGFENSERQCAVIYPSYYEPQQEDYEIEVYEIKYPTKFGSLSHGKILGTLMSTGVKREFIGDIITDGSRWQVFIKDSMANYIVNQVDKIGSFGVRFEKIAYTDLLIPTNEWQEESLTVSSLRIDNIISTVYNISRQRAKQVVESNRVKINWVETERVDYVVDYLDIISVRKLGRIQILEEHGKTKKDKVRLSIRVLRK, encoded by the coding sequence TTGCTAGCTAATGTGTATCAGCATTTTCGCAAGGACGAGCATCCTTTTATTGATAATGTGATTAGTTGGTTTGAACAAGTAGAAAATCAATACGCACCTTATGTTACTGAGTTTTTAAACCCAAGAGAAGCGTTTATTTTAAGTAGCTTAATAGGGACAAAAAGTGATATCACTTTTTCTTTATTTGGAGGATTTGAAAATTCTGAGCGGCAATGTGCAGTGATTTATCCAAGTTATTATGAACCACAGCAAGAAGATTACGAAATTGAAGTATATGAAATAAAATACCCAACTAAATTTGGTTCATTGAGCCATGGTAAAATTCTCGGTACATTAATGAGTACTGGCGTCAAACGAGAGTTTATTGGTGATATTATTACTGATGGCTCTAGGTGGCAAGTATTTATTAAAGACTCTATGGCGAATTACATTGTGAATCAAGTGGATAAAATTGGGTCCTTTGGTGTTCGCTTTGAAAAAATAGCGTATACTGATCTTTTGATTCCAACGAATGAATGGCAAGAAGAGTCTTTAACAGTCAGTTCCTTAAGAATTGATAATATTATTTCCACAGTATATAATATATCTAGGCAAAGAGCCAAACAAGTAGTAGAATCAAACCGAGTCAAAATTAATTGGGTCGAAACAGAGCGAGTGGATTATGTCGTCGATTATCTTGATATTATATCAGTGAGAAAGTTAGGACGAATTCAAATACTTGAAGAACATGGAAAAACAAAAAAAGATAAAGTTCGCTTAAGCATTCGTGTCTTAAGAAAGTAA
- a CDS encoding YggT family protein produces MLIMNLLMIFLKVVEIYSFVLVAYALLSWFPGAYETSIGQFIIKISRPYLSLFDRLPLSFGPIDFTIIVAVVALQLASKGFVMLITRIFFGY; encoded by the coding sequence ATGTTAATTATGAATCTTTTAATGATATTTCTTAAAGTAGTAGAAATTTATTCCTTTGTACTTGTGGCATATGCATTACTATCTTGGTTTCCAGGAGCATATGAAACATCAATAGGACAATTTATTATAAAAATTAGCAGACCTTACTTAAGTTTATTTGACCGTTTGCCTTTGTCATTTGGTCCAATAGATTTTACAATCATTGTAGCAGTTGTTGCATTACAACTTGCAAGTAAAGGATTTGTTATGCTGATAACACGAATATTTTTCGGTTATTAA
- a CDS encoding cell division protein SepF, translating into MNLFKSRNWSNFFGLDDSQEADINLDTPMVDEESFEKEETQYSNEPSYAYQASEETNTSSLGQTSSNNLANKKVVDMNAYQNVNEKNQRRQTENKRVHRKITVFEPRAYSDCKSIAQALFRKEIVIITFSAMEEFQARRVVDFITGAIYAVDGDIQRIGEEIFICSPANVDVDSSVAQSLISTHLSNY; encoded by the coding sequence ATGAATTTATTTAAATCTAGAAATTGGTCCAATTTTTTTGGACTGGACGATTCACAGGAAGCAGATATTAATTTAGACACTCCCATGGTAGATGAAGAAAGTTTTGAAAAAGAAGAGACACAATATTCTAATGAACCATCTTACGCTTATCAAGCGTCTGAAGAAACGAATACGTCTTCTTTAGGTCAAACTTCTTCAAATAATTTAGCTAATAAGAAGGTTGTTGATATGAACGCTTATCAAAATGTGAACGAGAAAAATCAACGACGTCAAACTGAAAATAAACGTGTACACCGCAAAATTACTGTATTCGAGCCTAGAGCTTATTCAGATTGCAAATCCATTGCACAAGCATTATTTAGAAAAGAAATCGTGATTATCACTTTTTCAGCAATGGAAGAATTCCAAGCACGAAGAGTGGTTGATTTTATTACTGGTGCTATTTATGCTGTAGATGGAGATATTCAACGAATTGGTGAAGAGATATTTATTTGCTCACCAGCAAATGTGGATGTTGATTCATCAGTAGCACAAAGTTTAATTTCGACACACTTATCTAATTATTAA
- a CDS encoding YggS family pyridoxal phosphate-dependent enzyme — protein sequence MLEQTIKTNIQTIKETIQKNCELSHRDASLVNLICVSKSVDSETTKQVVDNGMIHLAENRMEKLIEKKEYLADQKQIKWHFIGNLQRRKVKSIINEIDYFHALDSFSLANEINKRADNQIKCFVQVNVSGEESKQGLSVSEVEEFILSLSEFENISIVGLMTMAPFNASEVDLHLIFSTLNKLKVTIEEKNLNYAPCTELSMGMSRDFGIAIQEGATFVRVGSNFFNEEGNEVAER from the coding sequence GTGCTTGAGCAGACGATAAAAACGAACATTCAAACAATTAAAGAAACCATTCAAAAAAACTGCGAATTAAGTCACAGAGACGCGTCTCTTGTGAACTTAATTTGTGTCAGTAAATCTGTAGATAGTGAAACAACGAAACAAGTTGTGGACAATGGAATGATCCATTTAGCAGAAAATAGAATGGAAAAATTAATAGAAAAAAAAGAGTATTTAGCTGATCAAAAGCAAATTAAATGGCATTTTATTGGGAATTTACAGCGGCGAAAAGTAAAATCAATTATTAACGAAATTGACTATTTTCATGCTTTAGATAGTTTTAGTCTCGCTAATGAAATTAATAAGCGAGCCGACAACCAAATAAAATGTTTTGTTCAAGTTAATGTTTCAGGTGAAGAATCTAAACAGGGCTTGTCAGTGTCAGAAGTTGAAGAGTTTATTCTTTCGCTGTCTGAATTTGAAAACATATCTATTGTAGGTCTTATGACAATGGCACCGTTTAATGCGAGTGAAGTTGATTTACATTTAATTTTTTCTACGTTGAATAAGTTGAAAGTAACGATTGAAGAGAAAAACTTAAATTATGCCCCTTGTACAGAATTAAGTATGGGAATGAGCCGTGATTTTGGAATAGCTATTCAAGAAGGTGCAACGTTTGTTCGAGTAGGCTCAAATTTTTTTAATGAAGAAGGAAACGAGGTGGCAGAAAGATGA
- the ftsZ gene encoding cell division protein FtsZ, with product MEFSLDSTVNTGAVIKVIGVGGAGGNAVNRMIDEGVKGVEFIVANTDVQALQHSKAETVIQLGPKFTKGLGAGSLPDVGEKAAGESEEQIAASLQGADLVFITSGMGGGTGTGAAPVVAGIAKAQGALTVGVVTRPFSFEGPKRSRFAAEGISELKENVDTLVIISNNRLLEIVDKKTPMLEAFREADNVLRQGVQGISDLITSPGYVNLDFADVKTVMEDQGTALMGIGVANGEDRVIEATRKAIASPLLETSIEGAEQVLLNITGGLDMTLFEAQDASEIVASATGGDVNIILGTSVNDQLGDEIIVTVIATGIDPGKRERPMAPRGNVTTQGMVQRQVRPTQEAKQVEVEATNTNNGAFGDWDIRREAPTRNVPDETQFESIEKRDFDTFSNTESDHSSDEDDDELSTPPFFRRKK from the coding sequence ATGGAATTTTCTTTAGATAGCACAGTAAACACTGGTGCAGTTATCAAAGTTATCGGTGTCGGTGGCGCTGGTGGTAATGCCGTAAACCGCATGATTGACGAGGGTGTTAAGGGAGTAGAATTTATCGTAGCTAATACAGACGTTCAAGCTCTACAACATTCAAAAGCTGAAACAGTGATTCAATTAGGACCAAAATTTACAAAAGGACTTGGCGCAGGTTCTTTACCAGATGTGGGAGAAAAAGCAGCTGGTGAAAGTGAAGAGCAAATTGCAGCTTCATTACAAGGCGCTGACTTAGTATTTATTACTTCTGGAATGGGTGGCGGTACTGGTACCGGTGCAGCACCTGTTGTTGCAGGAATTGCTAAAGCTCAAGGAGCTTTAACAGTTGGTGTGGTGACAAGACCATTCAGTTTTGAAGGACCAAAACGTAGCAGATTTGCTGCTGAAGGTATTTCAGAATTAAAAGAAAATGTTGATACATTAGTTATTATTTCAAATAACCGCTTATTAGAAATCGTTGACAAGAAAACACCAATGTTAGAAGCTTTTAGAGAAGCTGATAACGTGTTACGTCAAGGTGTTCAAGGTATTTCAGATCTTATTACATCACCAGGTTATGTCAACTTAGACTTTGCCGATGTGAAAACAGTTATGGAAGACCAAGGAACTGCTCTTATGGGTATTGGTGTGGCAAATGGTGAAGACCGTGTCATTGAAGCAACGAGAAAAGCTATTGCTTCTCCATTATTAGAAACTTCTATTGAAGGAGCTGAGCAAGTCTTATTAAATATCACTGGTGGATTAGATATGACATTATTCGAAGCGCAAGATGCTTCTGAAATTGTGGCAAGTGCAACTGGTGGCGATGTGAATATCATCTTAGGTACATCAGTTAATGATCAACTAGGTGATGAAATCATCGTAACAGTTATCGCAACTGGAATTGATCCAGGTAAAAGAGAACGTCCAATGGCTCCAAGAGGCAATGTGACAACTCAAGGAATGGTTCAACGTCAAGTAAGACCAACTCAAGAAGCTAAACAAGTTGAAGTTGAAGCAACGAATACAAATAATGGCGCATTTGGTGATTGGGATATTCGTCGTGAAGCACCAACACGTAATGTACCTGATGAAACACAATTTGAATCAATCGAAAAGAGAGATTTTGATACATTTAGTAACACTGAATCAGATCATTCTTCAGATGAAGATGATGATGAACTTAGTACTCCACCATTCTTTAGAAGAAAAAAATAA
- the ftsA gene encoding cell division protein FtsA encodes MAKTGIHVSLDIGTTSVKVVVAEYIENQINIIGVGNAKSKGLDRGIVIDIDKAVQSIQRAVKQAEEKSGVQIRSVSVGIPANLLQVEKCEGMIAVNTESKEITSADVKNVASAAVVRSTPPERQVITLIPQEFKVDGFEGIKDPRGMIGVRLDMKGLLFTGPKTIVHNIRKCVEKAGLGVEEMVITPLALAESILSDGEKDFGTTIIDMGGGQTTTSVMYERELKFSHVEQEGGEFVTKDISVVLNTSLTNAEALKINYGYAYPERTSSNEEFPVDVIGKNEPVKIDERYLSEIIEARVEQIFTKSKAVLDSIDALNLPGGVILTGGAASLPGVVELAADIFGTNVKLYVPNHMGLRNPVFANGIAIVEYVAQLDEVYHVTKLAIYDNKKKTVTKNREVPMEQPKKVETQPVQPKETITEVEVEATEKEGIGNKFKGFLSNIFD; translated from the coding sequence ATGGCAAAAACAGGAATACATGTGAGTCTTGATATTGGAACAACTTCAGTGAAAGTCGTAGTAGCTGAGTATATAGAAAATCAAATTAATATTATTGGCGTTGGAAATGCAAAATCAAAAGGATTAGACAGAGGTATCGTTATTGATATCGATAAAGCTGTTCAATCTATTCAAAGAGCAGTTAAACAAGCAGAAGAAAAATCAGGCGTACAAATTAGAAGCGTTAGTGTGGGCATTCCAGCTAACTTACTTCAAGTTGAAAAATGTGAAGGTATGATTGCTGTTAATACAGAATCAAAAGAAATTACTTCAGCAGATGTTAAAAATGTTGCATCAGCAGCTGTTGTAAGATCAACTCCACCAGAACGCCAAGTAATCACTTTAATTCCACAAGAATTTAAAGTAGATGGCTTCGAAGGCATCAAAGATCCAAGAGGAATGATTGGCGTTCGTTTAGACATGAAAGGCTTATTATTTACAGGCCCTAAAACAATCGTTCACAACATTCGCAAATGTGTAGAAAAAGCTGGTTTAGGCGTAGAGGAAATGGTTATTACACCGTTAGCTTTAGCTGAATCAATTCTTTCTGATGGTGAAAAAGATTTTGGAACAACAATTATTGATATGGGTGGCGGACAAACAACTACATCTGTTATGTACGAAAGAGAATTAAAATTCTCTCACGTAGAACAAGAGGGTGGCGAGTTTGTTACTAAAGATATCTCTGTTGTTTTAAACACATCGTTAACTAATGCAGAAGCTTTAAAAATTAACTACGGTTATGCTTACCCAGAAAGAACATCTTCTAACGAAGAATTTCCAGTTGATGTGATTGGTAAAAATGAACCAGTTAAAATTGATGAAAGATATTTATCTGAAATCATTGAAGCGCGTGTTGAGCAAATCTTTACTAAATCTAAAGCAGTTTTAGATAGTATTGACGCACTTAATTTACCAGGAGGAGTTATCTTAACTGGTGGAGCAGCTAGTTTACCAGGTGTGGTAGAGTTAGCCGCTGATATTTTTGGAACAAACGTTAAATTGTACGTTCCAAATCATATGGGCTTACGTAACCCAGTCTTTGCTAATGGCATCGCAATTGTTGAGTATGTTGCTCAATTAGATGAAGTTTATCACGTGACTAAATTAGCTATTTATGACAACAAGAAAAAAACGGTAACTAAAAATAGAGAAGTTCCAATGGAGCAACCTAAAAAAGTAGAAACACAACCCGTACAACCAAAAGAAACAATTACAGAAGTTGAAGTAGAAGCAACTGAAAAAGAAGGAATCGGTAACAAGTTTAAAGGTTTCTTGTCTAACATATTCGATTAA